One Oscillatoria sp. FACHB-1406 genomic window carries:
- a CDS encoding type II toxin-antitoxin system HicA family toxin gives MPKLPRISSKEAIRALENLGFKQIRQTGSHVVMNKVRLAALFSYLNN, from the coding sequence ATGCCTAAGCTGCCGCGAATTTCAAGCAAAGAAGCGATTCGCGCACTCGAAAATTTAGGATTCAAGCAGATTCGTCAAACGGGAAGTCATGTTGTTATGAACAAGGTACGGTTGGCTGCGTTATTTTCTTACCTCAATAATTGA
- a CDS encoding efflux RND transporter permease subunit, giving the protein MSFHVSSWSIKNPVPTIVLFLILSIVGFFSFRSMGIDQQPNIDISAVQVTIAQPGAGPQELETQVTKKVEDAVAGLGNIEDISSTVSDGRSTTVINFTLGTDSNEATNDVRNSISQIRTSLPQDINEPIVQRLEFASGSIMTYAVQSEKRSLEELSDLVDRTIARSLLTVKGVAQVERVGGVDREIRVDLDPARLQAYGITATQVNDQIRAFNVNLPGGRAEIGGSEQNVRTLGSAKTLEDLQGYLIKLPNGDTVPLTSLGKVEDGSADARQAAFLNGKPVVGFSVLRSQGSTLVTVADGVTAAVEELKKTLPQDVKLELTFTRATAIRETYKATIDSIWIGCLLTVIVVGVFLLEWRVTLITALALPLSMIPTFLVMKTLGYTLNGMTLLGLALAIGNLVDDAICMVENIDQHAQMGKSPYRAAWDAAREIGLAVVATTATIVAVFLPVAFMGGVPGQFFQPFGVTVAVSTMFSTLVATTVTPMLSAYWLKPKKEAQNRGEEEFATSYQHSHIRRSGPYRTVLTWALRHRIVTLLIAIAFFIGSLQLIPFIPKGLFNSGDTGVSTVMVELPPGSTLDETTEVMQELNRKLQANPAVDRVLARATSVNAASVFVNLVPKEQRIHQREFEKQMRTEFASIPGARLAFRSGGGGGSAKDVTLVLKGENPESLRQTSDALEKQMREIPGLVEVSSSLSLVKPEIVITPDPQRAADLGVSVQAIARTASLALIGDSDSNLAKFNLSDRQIPIRIKIATNEREKLETLENLRVPGANGSLVPISAVADIRLGSGPAEIKRFNRSRQVTLEGNLDGLSLGSAMSQIRALPAMKSLPADVSEESAGDAKIMRDVFTRFGTALGFAIISIYAILVLLYNNFLYPLAILSALPLSVGGALLGLMVAQKELALFALIGIVLLMGLVTKNAILLVDFALAAEQEGMPQFKAVVQAGVSRLRPILMTSLSTVAGMVPIALEIGADGEVRSPMAIAVIGGFSTSTLLTLIVVPVLFTYIDNFVHWLGRKLGDRQQQEERAAREENGEVKTR; this is encoded by the coding sequence ATGTCCTTCCACGTTTCCTCCTGGTCGATTAAAAACCCCGTCCCCACGATTGTCTTATTCCTGATTCTCAGCATCGTCGGTTTCTTTTCCTTCCGTTCGATGGGAATCGATCAGCAGCCTAACATCGATATTTCTGCGGTTCAGGTGACGATCGCGCAACCCGGTGCGGGGCCGCAAGAACTCGAAACTCAAGTCACGAAAAAGGTTGAAGATGCCGTTGCCGGACTGGGAAATATTGAAGATATTTCTTCAACTGTCAGCGACGGACGCTCGACTACCGTTATTAATTTTACCCTAGGAACGGATAGCAACGAAGCGACAAACGACGTGCGGAATTCAATCAGTCAAATTCGCACTTCTCTGCCCCAAGATATTAACGAACCCATCGTTCAACGCCTCGAATTTGCATCGGGTTCAATTATGACTTATGCGGTACAAAGCGAGAAGCGATCGCTCGAAGAATTAAGCGATTTAGTCGATCGCACGATCGCGCGTTCCCTCCTCACCGTTAAAGGCGTTGCCCAAGTCGAACGAGTCGGCGGCGTTGACCGAGAAATTCGTGTCGATCTCGATCCGGCGCGCCTCCAAGCCTACGGGATTACGGCAACCCAAGTCAACGACCAAATTCGCGCCTTCAACGTTAACCTTCCCGGCGGACGGGCGGAAATTGGGGGCAGCGAACAGAATGTGCGAACCTTGGGTAGCGCGAAAACCCTCGAGGATTTGCAGGGGTATTTAATTAAGTTACCGAACGGCGATACGGTTCCCCTCACCAGTTTGGGGAAAGTTGAGGATGGTTCGGCAGATGCGCGTCAGGCCGCTTTTTTGAACGGTAAGCCGGTGGTGGGTTTTTCGGTATTGCGGAGTCAGGGCAGCACTTTGGTGACGGTGGCGGATGGCGTAACGGCGGCGGTGGAGGAGTTGAAGAAGACACTACCGCAGGATGTGAAGTTGGAGTTAACCTTTACCCGCGCGACGGCGATTCGCGAGACGTATAAAGCAACTATTGATTCAATTTGGATTGGCTGTCTTTTAACTGTCATTGTTGTCGGTGTCTTTTTGTTGGAATGGCGCGTAACGTTGATTACCGCCTTAGCGCTTCCGCTGTCGATGATTCCTACCTTTCTGGTGATGAAGACGTTGGGCTATACCCTCAATGGGATGACGCTGTTGGGTTTGGCGTTAGCGATTGGGAATTTGGTGGACGACGCGATTTGTATGGTGGAAAATATCGACCAACACGCGCAAATGGGTAAGAGTCCTTATCGGGCGGCGTGGGATGCGGCGCGCGAGATTGGCTTAGCAGTAGTGGCGACAACGGCGACGATTGTGGCGGTATTTCTGCCGGTGGCGTTTATGGGCGGCGTTCCGGGGCAGTTTTTTCAGCCGTTTGGAGTAACGGTGGCCGTTTCGACGATGTTTTCAACCTTGGTGGCGACGACAGTTACGCCGATGTTGAGTGCCTATTGGTTGAAACCGAAGAAGGAAGCACAGAATCGCGGGGAAGAAGAGTTTGCCACGAGTTACCAGCATTCGCATATTCGCAGGTCTGGGCCGTATCGTACTGTTTTAACTTGGGCTTTGCGGCATCGGATTGTAACGTTGTTAATCGCGATCGCGTTTTTTATCGGCAGTTTGCAACTGATCCCTTTTATCCCGAAAGGGTTATTTAATTCCGGCGATACGGGCGTGAGTACGGTAATGGTGGAATTACCCCCGGGATCGACGTTGGACGAAACAACGGAAGTGATGCAGGAACTCAATCGCAAGCTGCAAGCCAATCCAGCCGTCGATCGCGTCCTTGCCCGCGCGACCAGCGTCAATGCGGCTTCGGTATTCGTTAACCTCGTTCCTAAAGAACAACGCATCCATCAGCGCGAGTTTGAAAAGCAGATGCGAACGGAGTTTGCCAGCATTCCCGGCGCGCGTCTTGCCTTTCGCAGCGGCGGCGGCGGGGGTAGCGCCAAAGATGTTACCCTCGTCCTTAAAGGCGAGAACCCGGAATCTTTGCGTCAAACCTCCGATGCGTTGGAAAAACAAATGCGGGAAATTCCTGGCTTAGTCGAAGTCAGTTCGAGTTTGAGTTTGGTGAAACCGGAAATCGTGATTACGCCGGATCCACAACGGGCGGCAGATTTAGGCGTATCGGTACAAGCGATCGCGCGGACAGCTTCCCTTGCCCTCATCGGCGATAGCGACTCGAACCTCGCCAAGTTTAATTTGAGCGATCGCCAAATCCCAATTCGCATCAAAATCGCTACGAACGAACGGGAAAAACTGGAAACGCTGGAAAACTTGCGCGTTCCCGGCGCGAACGGTAGCCTCGTTCCCATTAGCGCCGTCGCAGATATCCGTTTGGGCAGCGGTCCCGCTGAAATTAAACGCTTCAACCGCAGCCGCCAAGTCACCTTAGAAGGCAACCTCGACGGACTCTCCCTGGGCAGCGCAATGAGTCAAATTCGCGCGCTTCCGGCGATGAAATCCCTCCCAGCGGATGTTTCTGAGGAGTCGGCGGGCGATGCGAAGATCATGCGCGATGTTTTCACCCGCTTCGGAACGGCGTTAGGATTTGCGATTATCTCAATCTATGCAATCCTCGTGCTACTCTACAACAATTTCCTCTATCCTTTGGCGATTTTGTCGGCGTTACCGCTATCGGTGGGCGGGGCATTATTGGGGCTAATGGTGGCGCAAAAAGAACTCGCGTTATTTGCCTTAATTGGCATCGTTTTATTGATGGGATTGGTGACGAAAAACGCGATTTTACTCGTGGATTTTGCCCTCGCCGCCGAACAGGAAGGAATGCCGCAGTTTAAGGCAGTGGTACAGGCAGGCGTTTCGCGTTTGCGCCCGATTCTAATGACTTCTCTTTCTACCGTTGCGGGGATGGTTCCCATTGCTTTGGAAATCGGCGCGGATGGCGAAGTGCGATCGCCGATGGCAATTGCGGTGATTGGTGGGTTTAGTACCTCAACCCTGTTAACGTTGATTGTGGTTCCGGTACTGTTTACTTACATCGATAACTTCGTACATTGGCTGGGGCGGAAATTAGGCGATCGCCAACAGCAGGAAGAACGGGCGGCGCGCGAGGAGAATGGCGAAGTTAAAACGCGATAG
- a CDS encoding type II toxin-antitoxin system Phd/YefM family antitoxin: protein MIYSYFQAQERLSSLLERALSEGQVKLRSRDGRVFIIRPEQPIKSSPFEVRSLKLPINKADILEAIRESRARF, encoded by the coding sequence ATGATCTACTCTTATTTTCAAGCGCAAGAACGACTTTCATCTTTATTAGAAAGAGCCTTAAGTGAAGGTCAAGTCAAACTCAGATCTCGAGATGGGCGCGTATTCATTATTCGTCCGGAGCAACCTATTAAATCATCGCCCTTTGAGGTAAGAAGCCTGAAACTTCCCATTAATAAGGCAGATATATTAGAAGCCATTCGAGAAAGTCGAGCCAGGTTTTAG
- a CDS encoding type II toxin-antitoxin system HicB family antitoxin — protein sequence MKTRSFTVIVYKEDDTYIAECPEVGTIDQGETIEEAITGLKEATRLYLEEFPVPATSPRFLTSIEVSYA from the coding sequence ATGAAAACTAGAAGTTTTACAGTCATAGTCTATAAAGAAGACGATACTTATATTGCAGAATGTCCTGAAGTCGGAACGATTGACCAAGGCGAAACGATAGAGGAGGCAATAACAGGGTTAAAAGAGGCAACGCGACTCTATTTAGAAGAATTTCCCGTACCAGCAACTTCACCGCGATTTCTGACTAGCATTGAGGTTAGTTATGCCTAA
- a CDS encoding YiaA/YiaB family inner membrane protein, which produces MQKSVTSQDHSSAWILQTWASFIISITAMGIGIVYLPVDNWTKGYMGMGLVFTVGSTMSLAKTTRDIHEGKKIVSKIEEARVEKILNDHSPLR; this is translated from the coding sequence ATGCAAAAATCAGTTACTTCTCAAGATCATAGTAGCGCTTGGATTCTCCAAACGTGGGCATCTTTTATTATTTCTATTACTGCAATGGGCATCGGTATTGTTTATTTGCCCGTTGATAATTGGACGAAAGGGTATATGGGAATGGGGTTGGTATTTACGGTAGGTTCGACGATGAGTTTAGCGAAGACGACACGCGATATTCACGAAGGTAAAAAGATTGTTTCTAAAATTGAAGAAGCCCGCGTTGAAAAAATTCTCAACGATCACAGTCCTTTGCGTTAA
- a CDS encoding Hsp70 family protein, with protein MSQPTTSAYAIDFGTSNTVVARWNAATQSAETVSLPGLSQQMSENPPLVPSLVYVEDAKAGKIIAGQEVRDRGFDLTSDSRFWRGFKRGIGAPIPGFLPELEGVTVGFEQVGEWFLTRIIEQLLEREPAGIESLVLTVPVDSFDIYRNWLSGVCKNLSIPQIRLIDEPTAAALGYEVADNNVLLAIDFGGGTIDLSLVRLDLGQANTAQPLGFILKWGEKSLGESSAQKVKTAKVLAKVGQYLGGADIDNWLVDYFAEEQGVPKSSLIARLAERLKIQLSTQWEATEVYFNDETLESYELSLERERFEEILDRHQFFQQLDDLMVKLLQQGRLQGIDVTDIETVLLVGGSTQIPAVGSWVEKYFDSRNIKAHKPFEAIASGALQLARGVEVKDFLYHSYGIRYWNRRENRHAWHPIIKAGQAYPSSAPVELRLGASTDNQPKIELIIGELGAETGATEVYFEGDRLVTRSLGSGETSVRVLNDTEEGRTIATLNPPGFPGSDRVKLLFSVDSQRCLRLTVEDLLANETLMSDRIVAELS; from the coding sequence ATGTCTCAACCTACCACCTCAGCTTACGCGATCGATTTTGGCACGAGCAATACCGTTGTCGCCCGTTGGAATGCGGCGACGCAATCCGCCGAAACGGTAAGTTTGCCGGGACTTTCGCAGCAAATGAGCGAAAATCCGCCGCTGGTTCCGAGTTTGGTTTACGTTGAAGATGCGAAAGCGGGTAAAATTATTGCCGGACAGGAAGTTCGCGATCGCGGCTTCGATTTAACTTCCGATTCGCGATTTTGGCGCGGTTTCAAGCGGGGAATTGGCGCGCCGATTCCCGGTTTTTTGCCGGAGTTAGAGGGTGTAACTGTTGGTTTTGAGCAAGTTGGAGAATGGTTTTTAACCCGCATCATCGAACAATTGCTAGAAAGGGAACCGGCAGGAATTGAATCGCTCGTTTTAACAGTGCCGGTTGATAGTTTTGATATATATCGCAATTGGTTGAGCGGCGTTTGTAAAAATCTTTCTATCCCTCAAATTCGCCTTATAGACGAACCGACCGCAGCAGCCCTCGGTTACGAGGTAGCGGATAATAATGTTTTATTAGCGATCGATTTTGGCGGTGGGACGATCGATTTGTCGCTTGTACGTTTAGATTTGGGACAGGCGAACACCGCTCAGCCGCTCGGATTTATTCTCAAATGGGGTGAAAAATCTTTGGGAGAAAGTTCCGCTCAAAAAGTGAAGACGGCTAAAGTTTTGGCAAAAGTAGGGCAGTATTTAGGGGGTGCGGATATTGATAACTGGTTGGTCGATTATTTTGCCGAAGAACAGGGCGTACCGAAATCATCTTTAATTGCACGACTGGCAGAACGGTTAAAAATTCAACTTTCGACGCAATGGGAAGCAACGGAGGTTTATTTTAACGATGAAACCTTAGAAAGTTACGAATTAAGTTTAGAGCGAGAGCGCTTTGAAGAAATTCTCGATCGCCACCAATTTTTTCAGCAGTTAGACGATTTAATGGTGAAATTATTGCAACAAGGACGATTGCAAGGTATTGATGTTACCGATATCGAAACCGTGTTGTTAGTAGGAGGCAGCACGCAAATTCCTGCTGTCGGAAGTTGGGTAGAAAAATATTTCGATAGTCGCAATATTAAAGCGCACAAACCTTTTGAAGCGATCGCGTCTGGCGCGTTACAATTAGCGCGCGGCGTTGAAGTGAAAGACTTTTTATACCACAGTTACGGGATTCGCTACTGGAATCGTCGTGAAAATCGTCACGCTTGGCATCCAATTATTAAGGCAGGTCAAGCTTATCCAAGCAGCGCGCCGGTAGAATTACGATTGGGCGCATCGACGGACAATCAACCCAAAATCGAACTGATTATCGGCGAGTTAGGGGCAGAAACGGGCGCAACGGAGGTATACTTTGAGGGCGATCGCTTAGTGACGCGATCGCTCGGTAGCGGCGAAACGAGCGTGCGCGTGCTGAACGATACTGAAGAGGGCAGAACTATCGCCACTCTAAATCCGCCGGGATTTCCGGGCAGCGATCGCGTTAAACTCTTATTTTCAGTCGATTCGCAGCGATGTCTGCGGTTAACGGTGGAAGATTTGCTCGCTAATGAGACTTTAATGAGCGATCGCATCGTTGCAGAGTTGAGCTAG
- a CDS encoding HAD family phosphatase, whose amino-acid sequence MTLKAVLFDFNGVIINDEAIHAELISEILLGENLRILPRNYRESCLGQSDRACLTNLLALQGRVADDKTLKRLIDLKTSLYRQRLESLETLPIYPVADCLQQLQQAGLKIGLVTGAVRSEAAWVLDRAGLASYFSIIVGGDEIKRSKPDPYGYLLAVERLNRAFPALALEPANCLAIEDTFAGLQAAKSAGMQAVGIANTYPFHMLQRCSNWTIDSLADLELDRIQDVFARSGAI is encoded by the coding sequence ATGACTTTAAAAGCGGTTTTATTTGATTTCAATGGGGTCATTATTAATGACGAAGCCATTCACGCGGAGTTAATTAGTGAAATCTTGTTGGGGGAAAATTTACGCATTCTGCCCCGCAATTATAGAGAATCCTGCTTGGGTCAGAGCGATCGCGCCTGCTTGACCAATCTCCTTGCCTTACAAGGGCGCGTTGCCGACGATAAAACCCTCAAACGCCTGATCGACCTCAAAACCTCATTATATCGGCAGCGCCTCGAAAGCCTGGAAACGCTGCCGATTTATCCCGTCGCCGACTGCCTCCAACAATTGCAACAAGCGGGGTTAAAGATCGGTTTAGTGACGGGTGCAGTTCGCTCCGAAGCCGCTTGGGTACTCGATCGCGCCGGTCTAGCTTCTTACTTTAGCATCATTGTCGGCGGCGACGAAATTAAGCGCAGCAAACCCGATCCTTACGGCTATCTCCTCGCCGTCGAACGCCTCAACCGCGCTTTTCCCGCCCTCGCCCTCGAACCGGCAAATTGCTTGGCGATTGAAGATACCTTCGCCGGACTGCAAGCCGCAAAAAGCGCCGGAATGCAAGCGGTAGGCATTGCCAATACTTACCCGTTTCATATGCTGCAACGGTGCAGCAATTGGACGATCGATTCCCTAGCCGATCTCGAACTCGATCGCATCCAAGACGTATTTGCTCGCTCTGGGGCAATATAA
- a CDS encoding XisI protein, with translation MDRVEEYRNILYKILEAHHRIPFGHGEIESKFIVDRDRNNFVLMNAGWDGDRRIHGCVVHVEIIEGKIWIHRDGIEDGITDELVAAGVPKENIILAFHPPYMRQHTGYGIS, from the coding sequence ATGGATAGAGTAGAAGAATATCGAAACATTCTTTATAAAATCCTAGAAGCCCATCATCGCATTCCCTTCGGACATGGCGAAATAGAGAGCAAATTTATTGTAGACCGCGATCGCAATAATTTCGTCCTTATGAATGCCGGGTGGGATGGAGATCGCCGCATTCATGGTTGTGTCGTCCATGTCGAAATTATTGAGGGTAAAATTTGGATTCACCGCGATGGAATTGAAGATGGGATTACCGATGAACTCGTAGCGGCAGGGGTTCCTAAAGAGAACATTATTTTAGCTTTTCATCCGCCTTATATGCGCCAACATACGGGTTACGGCATTAGCTAA
- a CDS encoding class I SAM-dependent methyltransferase, with protein sequence MPVRKDTLWESFLKPIVLSFLDQEELRRFYQSKDWEAESDRFCQPNLTYPEYYRSQNFHGIEGGYLNSGAAVSYDPITQYALPPNETWIRQDAINSIGGEPRRILDLGCGTGSTTLLLEKAFPRAEIIGLDLSPYMLVMAAHKAAVAGSKIHWQHGLAEATGFADASFDLVTASLLFHETPERISREILREAFRLLKPNGQVLILDGNQKLLRHSDWLTNVFEEPYIKEYARGSVDAWMGAIGFEAVQTQDIWLVHQASRGIKPLARTTFSTIGDAFPEAIEGFAPA encoded by the coding sequence ATGCCCGTTCGTAAAGATACCCTGTGGGAAAGCTTTCTTAAGCCTATTGTCCTCTCCTTCCTCGACCAAGAAGAATTGCGGCGATTCTACCAGAGTAAAGACTGGGAAGCCGAGAGCGATCGCTTCTGTCAACCCAACCTCACCTATCCTGAATATTATCGCTCCCAAAACTTCCACGGTATCGAAGGCGGTTACTTAAATTCCGGTGCTGCGGTATCTTACGATCCCATCACTCAGTACGCACTGCCCCCTAACGAAACCTGGATTCGCCAAGACGCGATTAACAGCATCGGCGGCGAACCCCGACGCATTCTCGATCTCGGTTGCGGTACGGGTTCTACCACTCTCCTACTCGAAAAAGCCTTCCCCCGCGCTGAAATTATCGGATTGGACTTATCGCCCTATATGCTGGTTATGGCAGCCCATAAAGCTGCCGTCGCCGGTTCAAAAATCCACTGGCAGCACGGACTCGCTGAAGCCACCGGATTTGCCGATGCGTCCTTCGATCTCGTCACCGCCTCCTTACTTTTCCACGAAACCCCAGAACGCATCTCTCGTGAGATTTTACGAGAAGCATTCCGACTGCTGAAACCGAACGGACAAGTGTTGATTCTCGATGGCAACCAAAAGCTATTGCGTCATAGCGATTGGCTGACAAATGTTTTCGAGGAACCGTATATTAAAGAATACGCTCGGGGAAGTGTCGATGCTTGGATGGGCGCGATCGGATTTGAAGCCGTACAAACCCAAGATATCTGGTTAGTTCATCAAGCCTCGCGGGGAATCAAGCCCCTCGCAAGGACGACTTTTTCAACGATCGGCGATGCGTTTCCCGAAGCAATAGAAGGTTTTGCGCCTGCATAA
- a CDS encoding type II toxin-antitoxin system VapC family toxin encodes MVIHPTFTNDAEKAKLIEMTKDAIVVAPASIDWEVGNAFSAMLKRSRIDLQQAIEAIEVYQEIPLEIVEIDLKEAVRLAAKFNIYAYDAYILQCAIEHRLPLISLDKNLVEIAKREGIQVIEVEPS; translated from the coding sequence ATGGTCATTCACCCTACATTTACTAATGATGCCGAAAAAGCCAAGTTAATTGAGATGACGAAAGATGCGATAGTCGTTGCGCCAGCTTCAATTGATTGGGAAGTTGGTAATGCTTTTTCAGCGATGCTTAAACGTTCGCGCATCGATCTGCAACAAGCTATTGAAGCCATAGAGGTTTATCAAGAAATTCCGTTGGAGATCGTAGAGATTGACTTAAAAGAGGCAGTCCGATTAGCAGCAAAGTTTAATATTTATGCTTATGATGCGTATATCCTTCAATGCGCTATCGAACATCGTTTACCACTAATATCATTAGACAAAAATCTGGTTGAGATTGCTAAACGTGAGGGGATTCAAGTCATTGAGGTGGAGCCGTCATGA
- a CDS encoding efflux RND transporter periplasmic adaptor subunit: MDFNAPERKSTQNGNGATKLENRALSIELQPLPSFVPESPKPAKLPWYAGSRGILLGMLLGVGLAFGGSQLLAKRETAPKTVTPAPATQKSQAPAQSVTIAEVKLASVSRTLAATGTVAAFELLPVMAQATGLKIEQVLVAEGDFVQRGQTLVRLNNATLQAQLTQAQAGVAQAEARVAELRAGSRNEEVARAREGVRSAEAGVTQAESDLNLAQQRAQRNRFLQGEGAIARDRLDEVLNIERNAQAALAQARARLQEARQQLVQVESGARPETIAQAEAQLAQAKGQVQLVTSQLNETRVVAPASGKIATRGAYVGDLTSSSKKLFEMIQNGRLEVQLKVPETQLAQIRPGQSVQLSSDADSKLKFNGTVREIDPTIDPQSRQATVKVDLADAPGLKPGMFLRAAIVTSAATGLTAPTAAILPQSDGSAISYVVQPDNTVKAKTVKAGKILPNGQVEIESGLSSGDRVVLKGAAYLKEGDRVEIKN, translated from the coding sequence GTGGATTTCAACGCCCCAGAAAGAAAATCGACTCAAAACGGTAATGGCGCAACCAAGCTCGAAAATCGAGCGCTTAGCATCGAGCTTCAGCCCTTGCCGTCCTTCGTTCCAGAGTCGCCAAAACCCGCAAAACTTCCTTGGTATGCGGGCAGTCGTGGCATTTTACTAGGAATGCTACTCGGAGTCGGGCTAGCCTTCGGCGGCAGTCAACTCCTCGCCAAACGAGAAACAGCACCAAAAACGGTAACTCCCGCCCCTGCCACTCAAAAATCCCAAGCCCCCGCCCAAAGCGTTACTATCGCCGAAGTTAAACTCGCCTCCGTCAGCCGCACCTTAGCAGCTACGGGAACCGTCGCCGCCTTCGAGTTGTTACCCGTGATGGCACAAGCGACTGGATTGAAGATCGAACAAGTTTTAGTGGCGGAAGGCGATTTCGTTCAACGGGGACAAACTTTGGTACGCCTCAACAATGCAACCTTGCAAGCACAACTGACGCAAGCGCAAGCAGGAGTTGCCCAAGCGGAAGCGCGGGTTGCCGAACTGCGGGCGGGGAGTCGCAATGAGGAAGTAGCGCGGGCGCGAGAGGGCGTTCGCAGCGCCGAAGCGGGCGTGACGCAAGCCGAGTCGGATTTAAATTTAGCGCAGCAAAGAGCGCAGCGCAACCGCTTTTTGCAAGGAGAAGGAGCGATCGCGCGCGATCGCCTCGATGAAGTCCTTAACATCGAACGCAACGCCCAAGCTGCCCTCGCCCAAGCCCGCGCCCGCCTCCAGGAAGCGCGCCAGCAACTCGTTCAAGTCGAATCCGGGGCGCGCCCGGAAACCATCGCCCAAGCCGAAGCGCAACTCGCCCAAGCTAAAGGACAAGTGCAACTCGTCACCAGTCAACTTAACGAAACTCGCGTCGTCGCGCCCGCCAGCGGCAAAATCGCCACGCGCGGCGCTTATGTGGGAGATCTCACTTCTTCCTCTAAAAAGCTGTTCGAGATGATTCAAAACGGACGCTTGGAAGTGCAACTCAAGGTTCCCGAAACGCAACTCGCGCAAATCCGCCCCGGACAAAGCGTGCAACTTTCCTCCGATGCGGATAGTAAATTGAAGTTTAACGGGACGGTGCGCGAAATCGATCCCACCATCGATCCGCAATCGCGCCAAGCCACGGTTAAAGTGGACCTGGCTGATGCGCCCGGTTTGAAACCCGGAATGTTTTTGCGCGCCGCGATCGTGACTTCTGCGGCGACAGGGCTTACTGCACCCACGGCTGCAATTTTGCCGCAATCCGATGGCAGCGCGATCTCGTATGTCGTTCAACCGGATAATACCGTGAAGGCGAAAACTGTAAAGGCGGGCAAAATCCTTCCCAACGGACAGGTAGAGATTGAAAGTGGTTTAAGTTCGGGCGATCGCGTCGTTCTTAAAGGTGCGGCGTATTTGAAAGAAGGCGATCGGGTGGAAATTAAAAATTAA
- a CDS encoding XisH family protein — protein sequence MAKDVYHDTVKKALEKDGWTITDELFRLTIGSRSVYIDFSAEKFIVAEREGRKIAVEVKSFLNPSPVNDLENALGQYILYRDGLKRSQPDRVLYLAIPAEVYLDFFQEEIAQMVIEEQHLKLITFNAKTAEVAEWIE from the coding sequence ATGGCTAAAGATGTCTACCACGACACGGTTAAAAAGGCTTTAGAAAAAGATGGATGGACAATTACAGATGAATTATTTCGATTGACAATTGGCTCTCGTTCGGTATACATCGATTTCAGTGCAGAAAAGTTCATCGTTGCCGAACGAGAGGGACGTAAAATTGCAGTTGAAGTCAAGAGCTTTTTGAACCCCTCTCCTGTTAATGACTTAGAAAATGCCCTAGGTCAATATATTTTGTACAGAGATGGTCTCAAACGTTCTCAACCCGATCGCGTTCTCTATTTGGCAATTCCTGCTGAAGTTTATCTCGATTTTTTTCAAGAAGAAATTGCACAAATGGTGATTGAGGAGCAACACTTAAAATTAATTACATTTAACGCCAAAACCGCAGAGGTTGCAGAATGGATAGAGTAG